In Arthrobacter citreus, a genomic segment contains:
- the pelF gene encoding GT4 family glycosyltransferase PelF: MYGIKQKLFRRAPLGQTTAQGTAGVLPAQAAAQAQYDDVDVAIVMESTYPYLKGGVSAVVHDIVTHNPDLTYGIIHITWDSNAPSEDLYGMPENVLWVRPVYLSMQEHRHDFMKVSAKDLGMDASQRSALAHRLFDALYALSEDREVEPLWDLIDEGFNERTRTYPLWALLGTREFMEALAVRMPQLNLSLANSFWTLRNFLSLAFAILGETMPRASVYHAHTTGYASLLGSAAARDHGTSFLLTEHNLYVRDTVNTLLDRNMALSITSEDYRTFDVTHEQRAWMAWWTEMGHFCYPSASLITYLYPTAITEAAHLGTDIDKAVVVPNAMVIEEFEEKYRARLAAREQLVRNGDNHTWNLVYIARVVPIKGLLDLLSSMDLLRRDGFPNLHLDVLGPTEHVPEYYEACLAKIEALDLHDHVTIHGTVNVRDRLDQFDLLVLPSYNEGQPIVVLEAMAAGIPTVGTDVGGMRQLISDELATNDGRMVGSCGELVPAGDVNTMAEKIRAVIGNMELYVDHSDNARTRVEEFFQMHEIMSSYNGIYRAVGNITHVRQLDTAELDFLAPVVS; encoded by the coding sequence ATGTACGGAATCAAGCAGAAACTCTTCCGCCGCGCCCCGCTCGGGCAGACGACGGCCCAGGGAACCGCCGGTGTGCTCCCCGCCCAAGCCGCAGCGCAGGCCCAATACGACGACGTCGACGTCGCCATTGTCATGGAATCCACCTACCCCTACCTCAAGGGCGGCGTCTCCGCCGTGGTGCACGACATCGTCACCCACAACCCGGACCTGACCTACGGGATCATCCACATCACCTGGGACTCCAACGCGCCCTCCGAAGACCTCTACGGCATGCCCGAGAATGTCCTTTGGGTCCGCCCGGTGTATTTGAGCATGCAGGAGCACCGGCACGACTTCATGAAGGTATCCGCCAAGGACCTCGGCATGGATGCCAGCCAGCGCTCCGCCCTGGCGCACCGGCTGTTCGACGCGCTCTACGCACTGTCCGAAGACCGCGAGGTCGAACCGCTGTGGGACCTCATTGACGAAGGGTTCAACGAACGCACCCGCACCTATCCGCTCTGGGCACTGCTCGGCACGCGGGAATTCATGGAAGCGCTCGCCGTCCGGATGCCGCAGCTGAACCTTTCGCTCGCGAATTCGTTCTGGACGCTGCGGAACTTCCTTTCGCTGGCCTTCGCCATCCTCGGCGAAACCATGCCCCGCGCCAGTGTTTACCACGCACACACCACCGGCTACGCCTCGCTCCTGGGTTCCGCCGCAGCACGCGACCACGGCACCTCGTTCCTCCTTACCGAGCACAACCTCTACGTCCGGGACACGGTAAACACGCTGCTGGACCGCAACATGGCGCTTTCCATCACCTCCGAGGACTACCGCACCTTCGACGTCACGCACGAGCAGCGGGCCTGGATGGCATGGTGGACCGAAATGGGACACTTCTGCTACCCCAGCGCCTCACTGATTACCTATCTCTACCCAACGGCGATCACCGAAGCGGCGCACCTGGGAACGGACATCGACAAGGCGGTGGTGGTGCCCAACGCCATGGTGATCGAGGAGTTCGAGGAGAAGTACCGGGCGCGGCTCGCCGCCCGGGAACAGCTGGTCCGCAACGGAGACAACCACACGTGGAACCTCGTCTACATTGCCCGGGTGGTGCCGATCAAGGGCCTGCTGGACCTGCTATCCAGCATGGATTTGCTGCGCCGGGACGGTTTCCCGAACCTGCATCTGGACGTCTTGGGTCCCACCGAACACGTTCCGGAGTATTACGAGGCTTGCCTGGCCAAGATCGAGGCACTGGATCTGCACGACCACGTCACCATCCACGGCACCGTCAATGTCCGCGACCGGCTGGACCAGTTCGACCTGCTGGTGCTGCCCAGCTACAACGAGGGCCAGCCGATTGTGGTGCTGGAAGCCATGGCGGCAGGCATCCCCACGGTGGGGACCGACGTCGGCGGCATGCGTCAGCTGATCAGTGATGAACTGGCCACCAACGACGGGCGGATGGTCGGGTCCTGCGGTGAACTGGTACCGGCAGGGGATGTGAACACGATGGCTGAGAAGATTCGGGCCGTCATCGGCAACATGGAGCTCTATGTTGACCACTCGGACAACGCCCGGACCCGGGTGGAGGAGTTCTTCCAGATGCACGAGATCATGTCTTCCTACAACGGGATCTACCGTGCCGTTGGCAACATCACGCACGTGCGCCAGCTGGACACCGCGGAACTGGACTTCCTCGCACCGGTGGTTTCATGA